The Haloplanus natans DSM 17983 DNA segment GTCGAGGTAGCCGCCCATCGGGCCGACGAGGCCGAACCCCGGGCCGACGTTGCCGAGGGTGGCCGTGACGGCGCTCATCGCCTCCAGCACCGACAGCGAGAGGCCGATCCGCTCGGCGTCGAGAAAGAGCAGGGCCGTCCCGACGAAAAACATGACCAGATAGAGGACGGTGAAGGCGTAGATGCCTCGGATCGCCCGTTCGTCGACCGTCCGGCCAGCGAGGCGGACGGGGCGCACCGCCTCGGGATGGGCCGTCGTGAACAGCTCACGCCGGATCGATTTGAGGATGACGTACCACCGGACGACCTTGATCCCCCCGCCGGTCGAGCCGGCCGAACCGCCGACGAACATGGCAAAGAGGAGGAGATACTGTGCGGACGGCCCCCACGCGTTGAAGTCGATGCTGGCGTAGCCCGTCGTGGTCACGAGCGAGACGATCTGGAAGACGGCGTGTCGCAGCGCCGGTTCGGCGTTGCCGATCAGCGTCGCCCGAACCCCGGCGAGATACGTCGAGTCGTAGGTCGCCTCCGGCGGGACGAACGTCGCCATGCCGTTCCCGACGAACAGGAGCGCGGCGACCAGTCCCGTGAGCACGGCCATCACGCCGACGTAAAACCGGAACTCCGTGTCGCCGGGGAGCCGTTTCGGCTCGCCCGTCAACGCGTGCCAGAACAGCGCGAAGTTCGTCCCCGCGGCGATCATGAAGGGGACGATCAGCCACTGAACGGCCGCGGAGAAGGCCTCGATACTCCTGGCTTCGGGCGAGAACCCGCCGGTCGGCATCGTCGTCAGCCCGTGCGAGACGGCGTTGTACGCGTCCATCGCCGGCGCCATCCCGCCGAGGTGGAGCGCGTAGAGCAGGAGAATCTCCAGGACGGTGAACCCGAGATACGCGCCCCAGAGCGCCCGCGCCGTCTCCGCGATTCGGGGTGTGAGTTTCTCGATACCCGGTCCCGGCGCCTCGGCGTCGATCAACTGCGCGCCGCCGACCGAGAGTTCGGGAAGGATGGCCACCGCGAGGACGACGATTCCCATCCCGCCGAGCCACTGGGTGAGTTGGCGCCAGAGCATGATCCCGTGGCCGTGGGCGTCGAGCGAGATAGTACCGAGAACCGTCGCGCCCGTCGTGGTGAAGCCGCTCATGCTCTCGAACAGCGCGTTCGCGGGGTTCGCGAGCGTCGACGCGGGCGCCGTCGCCGGGACGAACCCCGGCAGACCGTACGCCTCGATCAGGTACGGGAGGGCGCCGATCAGCGAGACGGCGAGCCACGTCGCGCTGACCATCAGAAATCCCTCGCGAGCGCCGATATCGGGGTCGGGACGCAGGCGTTCTAGCCCGCCGCCGACGGCGACAGTCACGAGCATCGTCACGAGAAAGGGGACGACCGATTCGCCGTAGACGACGGCGACAGCCAGCGGAATCGCCAGCGGGACGGCGAGATATTTCAGCACGCTCCCGACGAGACTGAGGCTCGCCCGGTAGTCGACACGGACCATCGAAACGTTCGATCCATCGGTGGTTGACGGAGCGGCTTTAAACTGCTGACATCCGCCTACAACTGCGGTGTCACCTCGTCGACCACGCAGGCGTCGAGGAAGGCGACGACGTGGTCGTCGGGTTCGATAACGGTGTCGCCACGCGGCGTGATGAACCGATCGCCGCGGGTGATGGCGCCGATGACGACGCCGGCTGGCAAGTCGGCCACCGACTCGTGGATTGGCCGGCCCGCGAGGACGCTCTCCTCGTCGATTTCCACCTCGAGCACCTCGGCTCGGTCGCTCTCGATGATGGCGACGTTCTCCGCGCCGCCGTCGCGGGTGAAGCGAGTGATCTCCTCGGCCACCACCTCGCGTGGGTTGACGCCCACGTCGACGCCCACCGTCTCGAACAGTTCGACGTACTCCGAGGCGTCGATGACCGCCACTGTCCGGTCGACGCCGAGTCGCCGCGCCAGTAGGGAGACGAGGAGGTTCTTCTCGTCGGAGTCGAGCGCCGCGACGAGGAAGTCGGCGTCGCCGACGTGTTCGCGCTCGAGGAAGTCGATGTCGGTCGCGTCGTTCTCCATGACCATCGTGTTCGGGAGGTCCTCGGCGAGTTGCCGGGCGCGCTCGGCGTCCTGTTCGATCAGTCGCGGCTTGAACCCGCGCTCACCGAGTAGACGGGCGACGTGGTAGCCGATTTCGCTCCCGCCGACGATCACCACCTCCTCCGCCGTGCCCGGGGGCTCGTCCGGGGCGATGGTGGTCGCGAACCCGCGGACTGCCTGGGGGTTCCCGATCACCACCACCCGGTCGCGCTCGTTGAGGACCGACTCCCCCCGTGGGATCTCCAAGTCGTCGTCGCGGAGGATGGCCGCGAACGTGAGTTCCTCGAACCGATCCGCCTCGGCGACGGTCTGGTTCGTCACGGGACTGCCCGTCGGAATCTCGAACTCAGCCATCTGGACCCGCCCACCGGCGAAGGAGTCCACGTCGCGGGCGGCCGGGATGCCGACCACGCGGACGATTGATTCGGCCGCCAGCAGGTTCGTACAGACGATGAAGTCGATGCCGAACGCGCGTTCGGAGCGCTCCCACGTCCGGAGGTACTCCGTGTTCTTCACGCGCGCGACGGTGAACGCGTCGCTCACGGCGCGGGTCGTCGCACAGATGACGATGTTCGTCTCGTCGTCGTCGGTGCTCGCGATGACCATGTCGGCCTCGTCGACGCCCGCCTCCTCCAGCGTCGACAGCGACGTGCCGTCGCCCTGGACGGCCAGTACGTCCAGTGAGTACGTCAGTTCCTCGACCCGGTCGCCGTCTTCGTCCACCACGACGATGTCGTGGGTGCCGGCCAGGTCGGCTGCGATGCTCGACCCGACCTGCCCCGCCCCGACGATGATCACGTGCACGCCGGATCGCTCCTACCCATGCGCCCCTCTGCGGGCGCCCACCGTTTCACGATTTCGCTTACCTCCTACACTCCGCCCGGCACCTCGTGGACGACGA contains these protein-coding regions:
- a CDS encoding TrkH family potassium uptake protein, whose protein sequence is MVRVDYRASLSLVGSVLKYLAVPLAIPLAVAVVYGESVVPFLVTMLVTVAVGGGLERLRPDPDIGAREGFLMVSATWLAVSLIGALPYLIEAYGLPGFVPATAPASTLANPANALFESMSGFTTTGATVLGTISLDAHGHGIMLWRQLTQWLGGMGIVVLAVAILPELSVGGAQLIDAEAPGPGIEKLTPRIAETARALWGAYLGFTVLEILLLYALHLGGMAPAMDAYNAVSHGLTTMPTGGFSPEARSIEAFSAAVQWLIVPFMIAAGTNFALFWHALTGEPKRLPGDTEFRFYVGVMAVLTGLVAALLFVGNGMATFVPPEATYDSTYLAGVRATLIGNAEPALRHAVFQIVSLVTTTGYASIDFNAWGPSAQYLLLFAMFVGGSAGSTGGGIKVVRWYVILKSIRRELFTTAHPEAVRPVRLAGRTVDERAIRGIYAFTVLYLVMFFVGTALLFLDAERIGLSLSVLEAMSAVTATLGNVGPGFGLVGPMGGYLDFSATSKLFMIGLMWLGRLEILPVLVCLTPEYWRQ
- the trkA gene encoding Trk system potassium transporter TrkA, which produces MHVIIVGAGQVGSSIAADLAGTHDIVVVDEDGDRVEELTYSLDVLAVQGDGTSLSTLEEAGVDEADMVIASTDDDETNIVICATTRAVSDAFTVARVKNTEYLRTWERSERAFGIDFIVCTNLLAAESIVRVVGIPAARDVDSFAGGRVQMAEFEIPTGSPVTNQTVAEADRFEELTFAAILRDDDLEIPRGESVLNERDRVVVIGNPQAVRGFATTIAPDEPPGTAEEVVIVGGSEIGYHVARLLGERGFKPRLIEQDAERARQLAEDLPNTMVMENDATDIDFLEREHVGDADFLVAALDSDEKNLLVSLLARRLGVDRTVAVIDASEYVELFETVGVDVGVNPREVVAEEITRFTRDGGAENVAIIESDRAEVLEVEIDEESVLAGRPIHESVADLPAGVVIGAITRGDRFITPRGDTVIEPDDHVVAFLDACVVDEVTPQL